TTCCACGCTGCTTACTCGGTCCTGATCCGGATCACCCCGCAGAAACTGCGCGGTTTCTAGTTGAGGTAGCCCTCGACGGTGTCGCTGGAGCGGGCGGCGGCGTCGTCGGGGTTCTCGCCGAACTCGCGCTTGGCGCGGCGCTGGCGGAGCAGGTCCCAGCACTGGTCCAGCTCGACCTCGAGCGCCCGGAGGCGGGCGTGCTCGTCGGCGTCGTTCACCTGTCCCGCCGCGTGCTTGGTCCGCAGCTCGTGCTCCTCGGCCACCAGGTCGTCGATCCGGCTGAAGATGCTCTTGTCGTCGCTCATGCTGAAACGGTACGCCCGTCCGGAAGCGTCGAGCGTGACAGCAGCTCCGTGACGACCAGGATCGCGATCGCCTCGGCTGCGACCAGGCCGACGAGTACGACGAGTTGGAGCGCGGCTGCCTGGGTCGGTGAGGCCCCGCCGAGGACCATGCCCACGAACGCACCCGGCAGGGTGACGAGGCCGACCGTCCGGGTCTGATCGAGGGCCGGCAGCAGGGCGTCACCCGCGACGGGGCCGACCACGAGCTTGAACGCGTCCGGCTGCAGCAGCCCGATCGACAGTCCGGCCTCGAACTCGCC
This Kribbella sp. NBC_00482 DNA region includes the following protein-coding sequences:
- a CDS encoding DUF2630 family protein translates to MSDDKSIFSRIDDLVAEEHELRTKHAAGQVNDADEHARLRALEVELDQCWDLLRQRRAKREFGENPDDAAARSSDTVEGYLN